In a genomic window of Aphanothece sacrum FPU1:
- a CDS encoding HepT-like ribonuclease domain-containing protein, translated as MEKDKASILDALIFAQRILEFTSGMDEKMFANDLKTQAAVLYEISVLGEAMRRISPEFQQQYPEIPYSKIIGMRNKLVHDYHEINLQLVWLVIQINIPELVVNLTKIVPQQDS; from the coding sequence ATGGAGAAAGATAAGGCTTCTATTTTAGATGCTCTAATTTTTGCTCAACGCATTTTAGAATTTACCTCTGGAATGGATGAAAAAATGTTTGCTAATGATCTTAAAACTCAAGCTGCTGTTCTTTATGAGATTTCTGTTTTAGGGGAAGCAATGCGACGTATTTCTCCAGAGTTTCAACAACAATATCCAGAGATTCCCTATAGTAAAATTATTGGAATGCGAAATAAATTAGTTCATGACTATCATGAAATTAATCTTCAACTCGTCTGGTTAGTTATTCAAATAAATATCCCTGAATTAGTGGTAAATCTCACAAAAATTGTTCCTCAACAAGATTCCTAA
- a CDS encoding nucleotidyltransferase family protein: MSTLKPVINSQMIEQRLGISLEELAKFCQGRKITELALFGSVLREDFNAESDIDFLVTFSPEAKIGLVEIDEIEEELKRMVKREIDLIFKHSIEISHNWIRRRNILGTAEVIYGER, from the coding sequence ATGTCAACATTAAAACCAGTAATAAATTCTCAAATGATTGAACAGCGATTAGGCATTTCTTTAGAAGAATTGGCTAAATTTTGCCAAGGACGAAAAATCACCGAATTAGCTTTATTTGGCTCAGTATTACGAGAAGATTTTAATGCAGAAAGTGATATTGATTTTTTGGTAACTTTCTCACCAGAAGCAAAAATTGGATTAGTTGAAATTGATGAGATCGAAGAAGAACTAAAAAGAATGGTAAAAAGAGAGATAGATCTTATTTTTAAGCATAGTATTGAGATTAGTCATAATTGGATTAGACGACGTAATATTTTAGGAACAGCAGAGGTGATTTATGGAGAAAGATAA
- a CDS encoding Uma2 family endonuclease yields the protein MLLELKRLTIPPGQKVLLQDVSWQEFEKILEDLGEHRAARIAYDRGLLEIMTPLPEHEVSKVIVSNLIEALLEELEIEFWCLGSTTFKNELMKQGIEPDNCFYIENERAIRGKNRLDLTFDPPPDLALEIDLTSRTHPHIYAALGVPELWRFVSGNLQINRLEEGQYIEVEYSPIFPNLPLKEIIPHYLNQCNIEGRNKTMKAFREWVREEKIKA from the coding sequence ATGTTATTAGAACTCAAGCGATTGACCATTCCCCCAGGACAGAAAGTATTATTACAGGATGTCAGTTGGCAAGAATTTGAGAAAATCCTCGAAGACTTAGGAGAACATCGTGCTGCTAGAATTGCTTACGATCGAGGACTGCTAGAAATTATGACCCCTTTACCTGAACATGAAGTTAGCAAAGTTATTGTTAGTAATTTAATTGAAGCACTCCTTGAAGAACTAGAGATTGAATTTTGGTGCTTAGGTTCAACCACTTTTAAAAATGAATTAATGAAACAAGGTATCGAACCGGATAACTGTTTCTATATTGAGAACGAAAGAGCGATCAGAGGGAAAAATCGCCTTGATTTGACCTTCGATCCTCCTCCAGATTTAGCCTTAGAAATCGACCTAACTTCCCGTACTCATCCTCATATTTATGCAGCATTAGGTGTACCAGAATTATGGAGATTTGTCTCTGGAAATTTACAGATTAATCGCTTAGAAGAAGGTCAATATATCGAAGTTGAATATAGTCCCATTTTTCCTAACTTACCTCTTAAAGAAATCATCCCTCATTATCTCAATCAATGTAATATAGAAGGGCGCAATAAAACCATGAAAGCCTTTAGAGAGTGGGTTAGAGAAGAAAAAATTAAAGCCTGA
- a CDS encoding type II toxin-antitoxin system RelE/ParE family toxin: MAYRVIWSSRAVEDVDAIATYIARDSPSYAAAVVRQIIETTRQLEKDPLTGAIISEGDNSTLRDKLAYTYRVIYRVQDNEVTVAAIVHTKRLLGFNE, encoded by the coding sequence ATGGCTTATCGAGTAATCTGGTCTTCTAGAGCGGTTGAGGATGTGGATGCAATTGCGACTTACATAGCCCGCGACTCGCCTTCTTATGCGGCGGCTGTTGTCCGCCAAATTATCGAAACAACCCGCCAACTAGAAAAAGACCCTTTAACGGGGGCTATTATTTCTGAGGGGGATAATTCCACCCTTAGAGATAAATTGGCTTATACCTATCGTGTCATTTACCGTGTCCAAGATAACGAGGTAACGGTAGCCGCGATCGTTCATACCAAACGATTATTAGGGTTTAATGAATAG
- a CDS encoding phosphoglycerate kinase: MPKKTIANLTEADLAGKRVLVRVDFNVPLDGTTITDDTRIRAALPTIKDLLSKGAKVILCSHMGRPKGKVVPSMSLGTVAVRLSELLGQPVVMCDDCVGDAVVATIGKLQNGQVAMLENLRFHDEEEANDPEFAKKLAANADLYVNDAFGTAHRAHASTEGVTHYLSPSVAGYLIEKELTYLQAAIENPKRPLAAIIGGSKVSSKIGVIETLLEKCDKLLIGGGMIFTFYKARGLNVGKSLVEEDKLELAKSLEAKAKEKGVEFLLPTDVVLADNFAKDANSKIASIESIEDGWMGLDIGPDSIKVFQDALAECKSVIWNGPMGVFEFDKFAAGTDAIAHTLAGLTGTGTTTIIGGGDSVAAVEKVGVAEKMSHISTGGGASLELLEGKVLPGIEALDEA, from the coding sequence ATGCCTAAGAAGACTATAGCAAATTTGACAGAAGCTGACTTAGCTGGAAAGCGTGTTTTGGTGCGAGTTGACTTTAATGTCCCCCTTGATGGTACTACTATCACAGACGATACCCGAATTCGGGCCGCCCTTCCTACTATTAAAGATTTACTGTCTAAAGGGGCAAAAGTTATTCTCTGTAGTCACATGGGTCGTCCCAAGGGTAAAGTTGTCCCCAGCATGAGTTTAGGCACTGTAGCAGTCCGTTTATCGGAGTTATTAGGACAACCAGTGGTGATGTGTGATGACTGTGTTGGTGACGCTGTAGTGGCAACCATTGGTAAGCTACAAAATGGTCAGGTTGCTATGTTAGAAAATCTTCGTTTCCATGATGAAGAAGAAGCAAATGACCCTGAATTTGCTAAAAAATTGGCGGCTAATGCGGATTTATATGTTAATGATGCTTTTGGAACTGCTCACCGCGCCCATGCTTCTACTGAAGGGGTGACACATTATCTGAGTCCGAGTGTTGCGGGTTATCTCATTGAGAAAGAATTAACTTATCTCCAAGCTGCTATTGAAAACCCCAAACGTCCCCTAGCTGCTATTATTGGCGGTTCTAAGGTTTCTAGTAAAATTGGCGTCATTGAAACTCTCCTGGAAAAGTGCGATAAATTACTGATTGGTGGGGGTATGATTTTCACTTTTTACAAGGCCCGGGGCTTAAATGTTGGTAAATCTTTAGTAGAAGAAGATAAGTTAGAATTAGCGAAATCTTTGGAAGCTAAGGCCAAAGAAAAAGGGGTAGAATTCTTGTTACCTACTGATGTAGTTTTAGCCGATAATTTTGCTAAAGATGCTAATTCTAAAATTGCCAGCATTGAAAGCATTGAAGATGGTTGGATGGGATTAGATATTGGCCCAGATTCTATTAAAGTGTTTCAAGATGCTTTAGCTGAATGTAAATCCGTGATTTGGAATGGCCCTATGGGTGTATTTGAGTTTGATAAATTCGCTGCTGGAACTGATGCGATCGCTCATACTTTGGCGGGTTTAACGGGTACTGGAACTACTACTATTATTGGGGGTGGTGACTCGGTTGCTGCGGTGGAAAAAGTTGGAGTTGCTGAGAAAATGAGCCACATTTCTACGGGTGGTGGTGCAAGTTTAGAGTTGCTAGAAGGTAAAGTCTTACCAGGTATTGAAGCTTTAGACGAAGCGTAA
- a CDS encoding DUF433 domain-containing protein, protein MTSQPNQITIVRTERGLAIAGTRITLYDIMDHLKAQYPPKFIRDALNLTDEQLRIALSYIEAHQTEIEAEYQAILQSAEETRQYWEDRNRERFARIAAASPRAEYEAVRIKLQERRTQREIKKQ, encoded by the coding sequence ATGACTTCACAACCTAATCAAATAACTATCGTCCGCACAGAAAGGGGACTAGCGATCGCGGGGACACGCATAACCCTTTATGATATAATGGATCATCTCAAAGCCCAATATCCCCCTAAATTCATTCGTGACGCATTGAACCTCACCGATGAGCAGTTGCGGATTGCCCTTTCCTACATTGAGGCGCATCAGACAGAGATAGAAGCCGAGTATCAAGCAATTTTGCAATCAGCCGAAGAAACTCGCCAATATTGGGAAGATCGCAACCGTGAACGCTTCGCGCGTATTGCTGCTGCTTCCCCTCGCGCTGAATATGAAGCGGTGCGAATCAAACTTCAGGAACGCAGAACTCAGCGAGAAATCAAAAAGCAATAA
- a CDS encoding Uma2 family endonuclease has protein sequence MPNLTVKDLEKLQAEHPDYRMELVEGDVIFMSPSGLESEEIGIEIAAQLRNWVRPRRLGRVSGSSGGFRLPNEDGDVRAPDVSFIIAQRLPHTTEDYAELVPDLMFEVKSKTDSLTKLREKIQQFLELGTTVGVLVDPRTRTMEVYRLNADKIVLKDGDVLEVPEILAGWELPVVEVWAPEFE, from the coding sequence ATGCCAAATTTAACGGTTAAAGATTTAGAGAAACTACAAGCAGAACATCCTGATTATCGGATGGAATTAGTCGAGGGAGATGTTATTTTTATGAGTCCTTCAGGTTTAGAATCGGAGGAAATAGGGATCGAAATTGCCGCCCAACTTCGTAATTGGGTGCGTCCTCGTCGTCTAGGTAGAGTGTCAGGTTCTAGTGGTGGTTTTCGCTTACCTAACGAAGATGGAGATGTCCGCGCTCCTGATGTTTCTTTTATTATAGCTCAACGTTTACCTCACACTACAGAAGATTATGCAGAATTAGTTCCTGATTTGATGTTTGAAGTTAAATCTAAAACTGATAGTTTGACTAAATTACGTGAGAAGATACAGCAATTTTTGGAATTAGGTACTACAGTTGGAGTATTAGTTGATCCCAGAACTCGTACTATGGAAGTTTATCGTCTCAATGCAGATAAAATTGTCCTGAAAGATGGGGATGTACTTGAAGTACCAGAAATTCTTGCGGGATGGGAATTACCTGTTGTAGAAGTCTGGGCCCCTGAATTTGAATGA
- the bcp gene encoding thioredoxin-dependent thiol peroxidase: MTNLLEIGQSAPNFSLENKPDNLISLVDFSGQWLVLYFYPKDNTPGCTTEAKDFTNYASEFDALGAKIIGISPDSTTSHSKFIEKHELSVTLLSDLGHKIAEAYGVWGLKKYMGKEYIGIIRSTFLIDPESKIVYIWSKVKVKNHAETVLNKLQEIQSRNT; this comes from the coding sequence ATGACTAATTTGCTTGAAATTGGCCAAAGTGCGCCTAATTTTAGTCTAGAAAATAAACCTGATAATTTAATCAGTTTAGTAGACTTTTCGGGTCAATGGTTAGTGCTTTATTTTTACCCTAAAGATAATACTCCTGGTTGTACAACCGAAGCCAAAGATTTTACTAACTATGCTTCAGAATTTGACGCTTTAGGGGCTAAAATTATTGGTATTAGTCCCGACTCTACTACATCTCATAGTAAGTTTATTGAAAAACATGAATTATCTGTTACACTTTTAAGTGATCTTGGCCATAAAATTGCTGAAGCTTATGGAGTTTGGGGCTTAAAAAAATATATGGGCAAAGAATATATAGGCATTATTCGTTCAACTTTTTTAATTGATCCAGAGAGTAAAATTGTTTATATTTGGTCTAAAGTTAAAGTCAAAAATCATGCAGAAACGGTCTTAAATAAATTACAAGAGATTCAGTCAAGAAATACTTAA
- the moaA gene encoding GTP 3',8-cyclase MoaA, which yields MNRVDYLRISLIDRCNFQCQYCMPEQAELDYILRQELLSHEEIMTLLKEVFIPLGFNKFRLTGGEPLLRPGVVNLVKDIASLSETKDLSMTTNGFLLSSMAQDLYNAGLNRINISLDSLNAEIFDLIIGSRGRSRWQKTWAGIQTAYQVGFNPLKLNVVVIPGINEQEIEDLAALSIDRNWHVRFIEFMPIGNPELFTDRAWVPSEEIRDKIRQKWGLNEGNVTGNGPADVFQIPGAKGTLGFISQMSECFCDRCNRVRLSADGWLRPCLLNETGQIDLKTALRQGIKISKLREQVHQLLEIKPEINFKQRESGTVTGTYHRTMSQIGG from the coding sequence ATGAACCGAGTTGACTATCTCCGTATCAGTCTCATTGATCGCTGTAACTTTCAGTGTCAATATTGTATGCCTGAACAAGCTGAACTCGATTATATCTTACGTCAGGAATTACTTAGTCATGAAGAAATAATGACTCTTTTAAAAGAGGTTTTTATTCCACTAGGATTTAATAAATTTAGATTAACAGGAGGGGAACCTTTATTACGTCCAGGAGTTGTCAATTTAGTCAAAGATATAGCATCTTTATCAGAGACTAAAGATTTATCTATGACCACTAATGGATTTTTATTATCTTCTATGGCCCAAGATCTTTATAATGCAGGATTAAATAGAATTAATATTAGTTTAGATTCTCTTAATGCAGAAATATTTGATCTTATTATTGGCAGTCGAGGGCGTAGTCGTTGGCAAAAAACTTGGGCAGGAATTCAAACAGCTTATCAAGTAGGATTTAATCCTTTAAAATTAAATGTAGTTGTCATTCCTGGTATTAATGAACAAGAAATAGAAGACTTGGCAGCTTTAAGTATAGACCGTAATTGGCACGTTCGTTTTATTGAATTTATGCCCATTGGAAATCCCGAATTATTTACTGATCGTGCTTGGGTTCCTTCCGAAGAAATTAGAGATAAAATTCGTCAAAAATGGGGATTAAATGAAGGCAATGTAACCGGAAATGGCCCTGCCGATGTATTTCAAATTCCAGGGGCGAAAGGAACATTAGGATTTATTAGTCAGATGTCAGAATGTTTTTGCGATCGCTGTAACCGAGTGCGTTTATCTGCGGATGGTTGGTTACGACCTTGTTTATTAAATGAAACGGGACAAATTGATTTAAAAACCGCTTTACGTCAAGGCATAAAAATCTCAAAATTAAGAGAACAAGTTCATCAATTATTAGAGATTAAACCAGAGATTAATTTTAAACAAAGGGAATCAGGAACAGTTACAGGAACCTATCATCGTACAATGTCTCAAATTGGAGGATAA
- a CDS encoding M56 family metallopeptidase: MHLLMISIALFLALIIRLLVPVSIISSQNRWRRSLLYFVVPPLLLLMTVVAVISMGYHGQMLGWQASWSSYLLTLGFLSFAIIKGIQLSYQGWCSIQNIRHYPQGIIEGKKARILDFSFPYSAQIGFWKPELVISQGLLNTLDKDHVNAVIAHEEAHANYKDTFWFFWLGWLRSITSWLPKTESLWEDLLLLREIRADRQATQQVDPLILAESLLIVSQKIHQISALNTPDFFAAAFHDKIDSDRLKERIDALFDESETLSYNQFDWSMILLTLLPLVSIPFHC; encoded by the coding sequence ATGCACTTACTCATGATTTCAATTGCCTTATTTTTAGCGTTGATCATACGTTTATTGGTTCCTGTTTCTATCATTTCTAGTCAAAATCGTTGGCGGCGATCGCTGTTATATTTTGTGGTTCCTCCTCTGTTATTACTAATGACTGTCGTAGCGGTTATTTCTATGGGCTATCATGGACAAATGTTAGGTTGGCAAGCCAGTTGGTCTAGTTATTTATTAACGTTGGGTTTTCTAAGTTTTGCTATTATTAAAGGCATACAATTATCTTATCAAGGTTGGTGTTCTATTCAAAATATTCGTCATTATCCTCAAGGAATTATTGAAGGGAAAAAGGCTAGAATTTTAGATTTTTCCTTCCCTTACAGCGCACAAATTGGGTTTTGGAAACCAGAATTAGTCATCAGTCAAGGACTTCTAAATACTTTAGATAAAGATCATGTTAATGCGGTTATTGCTCATGAAGAAGCCCATGCTAATTATAAAGATACTTTCTGGTTTTTTTGGTTAGGTTGGCTTCGTTCTATTACTTCTTGGTTGCCTAAAACTGAAAGTTTATGGGAAGATTTATTATTATTAAGAGAAATTCGCGCAGATCGTCAAGCAACTCAACAAGTTGATCCTTTGATTTTAGCAGAATCTTTATTAATAGTTTCTCAAAAAATACATCAAATTTCAGCTTTAAATACTCCTGATTTTTTTGCGGCTGCGTTTCATGATAAGATTGATTCAGACCGATTAAAAGAAAGAATTGATGCCTTATTTGATGAATCAGAAACTCTCAGTTATAATCAATTTGATTGGAGTATGATTTTATTGACTTTATTACCCTTAGTCTCTATTCCTTTTCATTGTTAA
- a CDS encoding DUF5340 domain-containing protein, whose product MSPMNPLPLPSLVHYELLLQLLERKTLSIAYEKPALQDQVQQLIVSLRKARAQQKQLEAICQQTHIPVEHHWSLNSIDANSESGEPPLNSPETLGE is encoded by the coding sequence ATGTCTCCTATGAACCCTCTTCCTTTACCCTCTCTAGTTCACTACGAATTATTACTACAATTGCTAGAACGCAAAACCTTATCTATTGCTTACGAAAAACCTGCCTTACAAGACCAGGTTCAACAACTAATTGTGTCTTTACGCAAGGCCAGAGCGCAACAAAAACAACTAGAAGCCATTTGTCAACAAACTCACATTCCGGTTGAACATCACTGGTCACTTAATAGTATTGATGCTAATTCAGAATCAGGAGAACCACCCTTAAACAGTCCCGAAACTTTGGGGGAATGA
- a CDS encoding Uma2 family endonuclease, which yields MTQATISHSLNTNLSHQITWEKLPDDFILPDDPVDNINQPTLAAALTDSLEIAGKLSDNTLTTTNYGICTRLNDKFVVKAPDWSYIANISVPREEVIRSYTPHFQGDIPTIVMEFLSDTEGSEYSCKPTFPPGKWFFYEKILQIPNYVIFEPNQGLIEFYQLNESGEYQLQLANEDGRYWISQIDLYLGIWQGIREKRTGYWLRWWTAQGELLLWGSELANQEKQRAERERQRAEQEHQRAEQEHQRAEKLAAFLREQGIDPETI from the coding sequence ATGACTCAAGCAACTATTAGCCACTCTTTAAATACAAACCTTTCCCATCAAATTACTTGGGAAAAACTGCCCGATGATTTTATTTTACCTGATGATCCCGTGGATAATATTAATCAACCTACCCTAGCAGCAGCCTTGACAGATAGTCTAGAAATCGCTGGCAAACTATCAGATAATACCCTAACAACTACTAATTATGGGATTTGTACCAGATTAAACGATAAATTTGTCGTTAAAGCCCCAGATTGGTCTTATATTGCTAATATTAGCGTTCCTAGAGAAGAAGTAATTCGTAGTTATACCCCTCATTTTCAAGGAGATATTCCCACAATAGTAATGGAATTTCTCTCAGATACAGAAGGGTCAGAATATTCCTGTAAACCTACTTTTCCTCCTGGTAAATGGTTCTTTTACGAGAAGATTCTCCAAATTCCTAATTATGTAATTTTTGAGCCAAATCAAGGATTAATAGAATTTTATCAACTCAATGAATCAGGAGAATATCAATTACAATTAGCCAATGAAGATGGACGTTATTGGATTAGTCAAATAGATTTATATTTGGGAATATGGCAAGGAATTAGAGAAAAAAGAACAGGCTATTGGTTAAGATGGTGGACAGCACAGGGAGAGTTATTGTTATGGGGTTCAGAATTAGCTAATCAAGAAAAACAACGGGCGGAAAGAGAACGTCAAAGGGCGGAACAGGAACATCAAAGGGCGGAACAGGAACATCAAAGGGCGGAAAAATTAGCAGCTTTTTTACGAGAACAAGGCATTGATCCTGAGACAATTTAA
- a CDS encoding BlaI/MecI/CopY family transcriptional regulator, which translates to MSHLPDYRPQKLSLGSLETEILEIIWELEIATVKQIHDRILSDPERELAYASVTTVLNRLTQKGWLKCIKQARAFSWQPLISREQATAIQAYEQLQQFLAISNPDVVASFADSLDTSSLEQLEAIASRLQSIRRQRQQQ; encoded by the coding sequence ATGTCTCATTTGCCTGATTATCGACCACAAAAACTATCTCTAGGTTCTCTCGAAACAGAAATTTTAGAGATTATTTGGGAATTAGAAATCGCTACGGTTAAACAAATTCATGATCGTATTTTATCAGATCCTGAACGAGAATTAGCCTATGCTTCTGTGACGACTGTATTAAACCGTCTGACTCAAAAAGGATGGCTTAAATGTATTAAACAAGCACGGGCTTTTTCTTGGCAACCTTTAATTTCTCGTGAACAAGCAACTGCTATTCAAGCTTATGAGCAACTTCAGCAATTTTTGGCTATTAGTAACCCCGATGTAGTAGCCTCTTTTGCTGATAGTTTAGATACATCTAGTTTAGAACAATTAGAAGCGATCGCTTCTCGTTTACAATCTATTCGTCGTCAACGACAACAACAATAA
- the trpC gene encoding indole-3-glycerol phosphate synthase TrpC has protein sequence MEIRRRHPNPSIEVEIVRYQATVPDAEPRHILEEIVWHKEKEVTRLRERLPLLELRKQVKDLSPPKDFLGAIISGKTQPALIAEVKKASPTKGVIREDFDPVAIASAYVKGGASCLSVLTDAKFFQGSFENLSLVRQAVDIPLLCKEFILYPYQIYLARTNGADAVLLIAAILTDVDIQYFVKIVKGLGMTPLIEVHSLTELDRVLAIEGVSLIGINNRNLETFEVDLNTTTQLLASRRDKIEALGIVMISESGLHTPDDLQKVYQAGAKGVLIGESLVKQPDPAGAIAALFSGF, from the coding sequence ATGGAAATCCGCCGACGACACCCCAATCCCTCTATAGAAGTTGAAATAGTGCGCTATCAGGCAACTGTCCCCGATGCTGAACCGCGACATATTCTGGAAGAAATTGTTTGGCATAAAGAAAAAGAAGTCACTCGTCTGCGGGAACGTCTTCCTCTCCTAGAGTTACGCAAACAAGTCAAAGATTTATCTCCCCCTAAAGATTTTTTAGGGGCTATTATCTCAGGTAAAACTCAACCCGCTTTGATCGCAGAAGTTAAAAAAGCCTCCCCCACTAAAGGTGTCATTCGAGAAGATTTTGATCCCGTTGCCATCGCCTCAGCTTATGTTAAAGGTGGGGCTAGTTGTTTATCGGTTCTGACTGATGCTAAATTTTTTCAGGGCAGTTTTGAGAACTTGTCCTTAGTGCGTCAAGCAGTAGATATTCCCCTACTGTGCAAAGAATTTATACTCTATCCCTATCAAATCTATCTGGCCCGCACCAACGGGGCCGATGCTGTTTTACTGATTGCAGCTATTTTAACAGATGTAGACATACAATATTTTGTTAAAATTGTCAAGGGATTGGGCATGACTCCTTTAATTGAAGTCCATTCTCTGACAGAACTTGATCGAGTATTGGCTATTGAAGGGGTATCTTTGATCGGCATTAATAACCGTAATTTAGAAACCTTTGAGGTAGATCTTAACACAACTACTCAATTATTAGCCAGTCGTCGAGATAAAATTGAAGCGTTAGGAATTGTTATGATTAGTGAATCAGGATTACATACCCCTGACGATCTGCAAAAAGTTTATCAGGCAGGTGCTAAGGGAGTGTTAATTGGGGAATCTTTAGTCAAACAACCCGATCCTGCTGGCGCGATCGCTGCCTTATTTTCTGGATTTTAG
- a CDS encoding HEAT repeat domain-containing protein, with product MKDQDVNLLIQSVEKADSSQGLLDAVTDLANSTNEGSIGTLITVLAYNNPGAAVAAVDGLISLGDVAVPALLEQIDGYNYGARAWATRALAGIGHPKSLHHLIEAATSDFSLSVRRAAARGLGNICWDKFPTEELVEAQHQAINTLIGVSQDPEWVVRYGAVVGLQSLLSVLKQTQEPLAFSIVERFHVMLESEPELGVRVRIQLALQEGGFI from the coding sequence ATGAAAGATCAAGACGTTAACTTACTGATTCAATCGGTTGAAAAGGCTGATTCATCTCAGGGGTTATTGGATGCGGTTACAGATTTGGCCAATAGCACTAATGAAGGGTCTATTGGCACTTTAATCACTGTGTTAGCTTATAACAATCCAGGGGCTGCTGTAGCAGCCGTAGATGGTTTAATTAGTTTAGGGGATGTGGCGGTTCCGGCCTTATTAGAACAAATTGATGGTTATAATTATGGGGCCAGAGCTTGGGCGACTCGTGCTTTAGCGGGTATTGGCCACCCTAAGTCTCTCCATCACTTAATAGAAGCCGCTACCAGCGATTTTTCTTTAAGTGTTCGTCGGGCAGCGGCCAGAGGTTTGGGTAATATTTGTTGGGACAAGTTTCCCACTGAAGAATTAGTAGAAGCGCAACATCAAGCTATTAATACCCTAATTGGTGTTTCTCAAGACCCTGAATGGGTGGTACGTTATGGGGCGGTTGTGGGGTTACAATCTTTGCTCAGTGTGCTTAAACAGACCCAGGAACCCCTTGCTTTTTCAATTGTCGAACGATTCCACGTTATGCTTGAAAGTGAGCCAGAATTAGGGGTAAGAGTGCGGATTCAATTGGCGTTACAAGAGGGCGGGTTTATTTAA